A part of Chlorocebus sabaeus isolate Y175 chromosome 4, mChlSab1.0.hap1, whole genome shotgun sequence genomic DNA contains:
- the CCDC125 gene encoding coiled-coil domain-containing protein 125 isoform X4: MSSYRRQSSTDSNSELSNEELRQCLHETLEEVEILKTELEASQRQLRGKEEALKILQSMAILGKATSHTQAVLQKTMEQNRSLKKEINALQWEMEFDHNRFKNIEESWIQKYDRLNCENAVLKENLKVKTEEIKMLKSDNAVLNQQYLEALAMLDIKQQKMAQENMCCDKSGFAEASGLELAVLGACLCHGPGGNPCSCARMAASTRKLLLQLKQELQLLQKSKEEAYVMADAFRIAFEQQLMRRNDQALQLTQMAKMCKKATKWTNWKHLKEDGFPSPRSKKTFGQRLLGMRPSENSSKRMEDQDSPQEVLKMLIDLLNDKEEALAHQRKVSYMLARALEDKDTASKENKEKNPTKENFPFNNPRHKTSEFCVLGDPVHSSVHISNSVGCICSIQHSQIDPNYRTLKRSHSLPSNIIF, from the exons ATGTCCAGTTACAGACGACAAAGTAGCACTG ATTCGAATTCAGAATTGTCAAATGAAGAATTAAGGCAATGTCTTCATGAAACTTTAGAG gaggtagaaattttaaaaactgaacttgAGGCATCTCAAAGACAACTCAGAGGTAAAGAGGAGGCATTGAAAATTCTTCAAAGCATG gcaATACTTGGCAAAGCCACAAGTCATACGCAGGCAGTGCTTCAAAAAACTATGGAACAAAACAGATCCTTGAAGAAG GAAATAAATGCCTTGCAGTGGGAAATGGAATTTGATcataatagatttaaaaatatagaggAATCTTGGATCCAAAAATATGACAG GCTAAACTGTGAAAATGCAGTCCTCAAAGAGAATTTGAAagtgaaaacagaagaaattaaaatgctaaAGTCTGACAATGCAG TTTTGAATCAACAGTATCTGGAGGCCCTTGCCATGCTTGATATCAAACAGCAGAAGATGGCTCAGGAAAACATGTGCTGTGATAAAAGTGGCTTTGCAGAGGCTTCAGGTCTTGAG CTTGCAGTCCTCGGAGCCTGCCTTTGTCATGGGCCCGGAGGGAACCCCTGTTCTTGTGCCAGAATGGCAGCGTCCACTCGGAAACTGCTTCTTCAGCTCAAACAAGAG TTGCAACTTTTGCAGAAGAGTAAAGAAGAAGCTTACGTGATGGCAGATGCTTTCAGAATTGCATTTGAGCAACAATTAATGAGGAGAAATGACCAGGCACTACAATTGACACAAATGGCTAAAATGTgtaaaaaagcaacaaaatggACGAATTGGAAGCACCTTAAAGAGGATG GATTTCCATCACCAAGGAGTAAGAAGACCTTTGGGCAGAGACTCCTGGGAATGCGCCCTTCAGAAAACAGTTCTAAGAGGATGGAAGACCAGGACAGTCCTCAAGAGGTCCTTAAGATGCTCATAGATTTG CTGAATGATAAAGAAGAAGCTTTGGCTCATCAAAGAAAAGTTAGTTACATGCTTGCTCGGGCACTGGAAGACAAAGACACTGCctcaaaagagaataaagaaaaaaatcctacaaaAGAGAATTTCCCTTTCAACAACCCCCGGCATAAGACTTCAGAATTCTGTGTTTTGGGTGATCCTGTACATTCAAGTGTCCACATTTCAAATTCTGTGGGCTGCATTTGTTCAATCCAGCACTCTCAAATAGATCCAAACTATAGAACTCTTAAAAGATCCCATTCTTTGCCAtcaaatatcatattttaa
- the CCDC125 gene encoding coiled-coil domain-containing protein 125 isoform X1, which produces MAQGDLTGVSCLGLRPRGHMAWRARGGSGARAQRGGSLPDNLFFSYDKDGIWLMSMVARSSSESDVQLWETEEDDMTEGDLGYGLGRKPGGIYEVEVSHRSRKRSDGKNFSPPPFPRKGEERSEASFQYSKHKNLQDTFPQVSRMSSYRRQSSTDSNSELSNEELRQCLHETLEEVEILKTELEASQRQLRGKEEALKILQSMAILGKATSHTQAVLQKTMEQNRSLKKEINALQWEMEFDHNRFKNIEESWIQKYDRLNCENAVLKENLKVKTEEIKMLKSDNAVLNQQYLEALAMLDIKQQKMAQENMCCDKSGFAEASGLELAVLGACLCHGPGGNPCSCARMAASTRKLLLQLKQELQLLQKSKEEAYVMADAFRIAFEQQLMRRNDQALQLTQMAKMCKKATKWTNWKHLKEDGFPSPRSKKTFGQRLLGMRPSENSSKRMEDQDSPQEVLKMLIDLLNDKEEALAHQRKVSYMLARALEDKDTASKENKEKNPTKENFPFNNPRHKTSEFCVLGDPVHSSVHISNSVGCICSIQHSQIDPNYRTLKRSHSLPSNIIF; this is translated from the exons ACaacctgtttttttcttatgataaaGACGGCATTTGGCTCATGAGCATGGTGGCGAGGTCATCAAGTGAGTCAGATGTGCAGCTCTGGGAAACAGAAGAGGATGACATGACAGAAGGTGATTTAGGGTATGGCCTTGGAAGGAAACCTGGTGGGATTTATGAAGTAGAAGTTTCACATAGGTCTAGAAAAAGATCAGATGGAAAGAACTTTAGCCCTCCTCCATTTCcgagaaagggagaagaaagaagtgaAGCCAGTTTTCAGTATTCCAAGCATAAGAACCTGCAAGATACATTCCCTCAAGTGTCCAGAATGTCCAGTTACAGACGACAAAGTAGCACTG ATTCGAATTCAGAATTGTCAAATGAAGAATTAAGGCAATGTCTTCATGAAACTTTAGAG gaggtagaaattttaaaaactgaacttgAGGCATCTCAAAGACAACTCAGAGGTAAAGAGGAGGCATTGAAAATTCTTCAAAGCATG gcaATACTTGGCAAAGCCACAAGTCATACGCAGGCAGTGCTTCAAAAAACTATGGAACAAAACAGATCCTTGAAGAAG GAAATAAATGCCTTGCAGTGGGAAATGGAATTTGATcataatagatttaaaaatatagaggAATCTTGGATCCAAAAATATGACAG GCTAAACTGTGAAAATGCAGTCCTCAAAGAGAATTTGAAagtgaaaacagaagaaattaaaatgctaaAGTCTGACAATGCAG TTTTGAATCAACAGTATCTGGAGGCCCTTGCCATGCTTGATATCAAACAGCAGAAGATGGCTCAGGAAAACATGTGCTGTGATAAAAGTGGCTTTGCAGAGGCTTCAGGTCTTGAG CTTGCAGTCCTCGGAGCCTGCCTTTGTCATGGGCCCGGAGGGAACCCCTGTTCTTGTGCCAGAATGGCAGCGTCCACTCGGAAACTGCTTCTTCAGCTCAAACAAGAG TTGCAACTTTTGCAGAAGAGTAAAGAAGAAGCTTACGTGATGGCAGATGCTTTCAGAATTGCATTTGAGCAACAATTAATGAGGAGAAATGACCAGGCACTACAATTGACACAAATGGCTAAAATGTgtaaaaaagcaacaaaatggACGAATTGGAAGCACCTTAAAGAGGATG GATTTCCATCACCAAGGAGTAAGAAGACCTTTGGGCAGAGACTCCTGGGAATGCGCCCTTCAGAAAACAGTTCTAAGAGGATGGAAGACCAGGACAGTCCTCAAGAGGTCCTTAAGATGCTCATAGATTTG CTGAATGATAAAGAAGAAGCTTTGGCTCATCAAAGAAAAGTTAGTTACATGCTTGCTCGGGCACTGGAAGACAAAGACACTGCctcaaaagagaataaagaaaaaaatcctacaaaAGAGAATTTCCCTTTCAACAACCCCCGGCATAAGACTTCAGAATTCTGTGTTTTGGGTGATCCTGTACATTCAAGTGTCCACATTTCAAATTCTGTGGGCTGCATTTGTTCAATCCAGCACTCTCAAATAGATCCAAACTATAGAACTCTTAAAAGATCCCATTCTTTGCCAtcaaatatcatattttaa
- the CCDC125 gene encoding coiled-coil domain-containing protein 125 isoform X3: protein MSMVARSSSESDVQLWETEEDDMTEGDLGYGLGRKPGGIYEVEVSHRSRKRSDGKNFSPPPFPRKGEERSEASFQYSKHKNLQDTFPQVSRMSSYRRQSSTDSNSELSNEELRQCLHETLEEVEILKTELEASQRQLRGKEEALKILQSMAILGKATSHTQAVLQKTMEQNRSLKKEINALQWEMEFDHNRFKNIEESWIQKYDRLNCENAVLKENLKVKTEEIKMLKSDNAVLNQQYLEALAMLDIKQQKMAQENMCCDKSGFAEASGLELAVLGACLCHGPGGNPCSCARMAASTRKLLLQLKQELQLLQKSKEEAYVMADAFRIAFEQQLMRRNDQALQLTQMAKMCKKATKWTNWKHLKEDGFPSPRSKKTFGQRLLGMRPSENSSKRMEDQDSPQEVLKMLIDLLNDKEEALAHQRKVSYMLARALEDKDTASKENKEKNPTKENFPFNNPRHKTSEFCVLGDPVHSSVHISNSVGCICSIQHSQIDPNYRTLKRSHSLPSNIIF from the exons ATGAGCATGGTGGCGAGGTCATCAAGTGAGTCAGATGTGCAGCTCTGGGAAACAGAAGAGGATGACATGACAGAAGGTGATTTAGGGTATGGCCTTGGAAGGAAACCTGGTGGGATTTATGAAGTAGAAGTTTCACATAGGTCTAGAAAAAGATCAGATGGAAAGAACTTTAGCCCTCCTCCATTTCcgagaaagggagaagaaagaagtgaAGCCAGTTTTCAGTATTCCAAGCATAAGAACCTGCAAGATACATTCCCTCAAGTGTCCAGAATGTCCAGTTACAGACGACAAAGTAGCACTG ATTCGAATTCAGAATTGTCAAATGAAGAATTAAGGCAATGTCTTCATGAAACTTTAGAG gaggtagaaattttaaaaactgaacttgAGGCATCTCAAAGACAACTCAGAGGTAAAGAGGAGGCATTGAAAATTCTTCAAAGCATG gcaATACTTGGCAAAGCCACAAGTCATACGCAGGCAGTGCTTCAAAAAACTATGGAACAAAACAGATCCTTGAAGAAG GAAATAAATGCCTTGCAGTGGGAAATGGAATTTGATcataatagatttaaaaatatagaggAATCTTGGATCCAAAAATATGACAG GCTAAACTGTGAAAATGCAGTCCTCAAAGAGAATTTGAAagtgaaaacagaagaaattaaaatgctaaAGTCTGACAATGCAG TTTTGAATCAACAGTATCTGGAGGCCCTTGCCATGCTTGATATCAAACAGCAGAAGATGGCTCAGGAAAACATGTGCTGTGATAAAAGTGGCTTTGCAGAGGCTTCAGGTCTTGAG CTTGCAGTCCTCGGAGCCTGCCTTTGTCATGGGCCCGGAGGGAACCCCTGTTCTTGTGCCAGAATGGCAGCGTCCACTCGGAAACTGCTTCTTCAGCTCAAACAAGAG TTGCAACTTTTGCAGAAGAGTAAAGAAGAAGCTTACGTGATGGCAGATGCTTTCAGAATTGCATTTGAGCAACAATTAATGAGGAGAAATGACCAGGCACTACAATTGACACAAATGGCTAAAATGTgtaaaaaagcaacaaaatggACGAATTGGAAGCACCTTAAAGAGGATG GATTTCCATCACCAAGGAGTAAGAAGACCTTTGGGCAGAGACTCCTGGGAATGCGCCCTTCAGAAAACAGTTCTAAGAGGATGGAAGACCAGGACAGTCCTCAAGAGGTCCTTAAGATGCTCATAGATTTG CTGAATGATAAAGAAGAAGCTTTGGCTCATCAAAGAAAAGTTAGTTACATGCTTGCTCGGGCACTGGAAGACAAAGACACTGCctcaaaagagaataaagaaaaaaatcctacaaaAGAGAATTTCCCTTTCAACAACCCCCGGCATAAGACTTCAGAATTCTGTGTTTTGGGTGATCCTGTACATTCAAGTGTCCACATTTCAAATTCTGTGGGCTGCATTTGTTCAATCCAGCACTCTCAAATAGATCCAAACTATAGAACTCTTAAAAGATCCCATTCTTTGCCAtcaaatatcatattttaa
- the CCDC125 gene encoding coiled-coil domain-containing protein 125 isoform X2, with product MAQGDLTGVSCLGLRPRGHMAWRARGGSGARAQRGGSLPDNLFFSYDKDGIWLMSMVARSSSESDVQLWETEEDDMTEGDLGYGLGRKPGGIYEVEVSHRSRKRSDGKNFSPPPFPRKGEERSEASFQYSKHKNLQDTFPQVSRMSSYRRQSSTDSNSELSNEELRQCLHETLEEVEILKTELEASQRQLRGKEEALKILQSMEINALQWEMEFDHNRFKNIEESWIQKYDRLNCENAVLKENLKVKTEEIKMLKSDNAVLNQQYLEALAMLDIKQQKMAQENMCCDKSGFAEASGLELAVLGACLCHGPGGNPCSCARMAASTRKLLLQLKQELQLLQKSKEEAYVMADAFRIAFEQQLMRRNDQALQLTQMAKMCKKATKWTNWKHLKEDGFPSPRSKKTFGQRLLGMRPSENSSKRMEDQDSPQEVLKMLIDLLNDKEEALAHQRKVSYMLARALEDKDTASKENKEKNPTKENFPFNNPRHKTSEFCVLGDPVHSSVHISNSVGCICSIQHSQIDPNYRTLKRSHSLPSNIIF from the exons ACaacctgtttttttcttatgataaaGACGGCATTTGGCTCATGAGCATGGTGGCGAGGTCATCAAGTGAGTCAGATGTGCAGCTCTGGGAAACAGAAGAGGATGACATGACAGAAGGTGATTTAGGGTATGGCCTTGGAAGGAAACCTGGTGGGATTTATGAAGTAGAAGTTTCACATAGGTCTAGAAAAAGATCAGATGGAAAGAACTTTAGCCCTCCTCCATTTCcgagaaagggagaagaaagaagtgaAGCCAGTTTTCAGTATTCCAAGCATAAGAACCTGCAAGATACATTCCCTCAAGTGTCCAGAATGTCCAGTTACAGACGACAAAGTAGCACTG ATTCGAATTCAGAATTGTCAAATGAAGAATTAAGGCAATGTCTTCATGAAACTTTAGAG gaggtagaaattttaaaaactgaacttgAGGCATCTCAAAGACAACTCAGAGGTAAAGAGGAGGCATTGAAAATTCTTCAAAGCATG GAAATAAATGCCTTGCAGTGGGAAATGGAATTTGATcataatagatttaaaaatatagaggAATCTTGGATCCAAAAATATGACAG GCTAAACTGTGAAAATGCAGTCCTCAAAGAGAATTTGAAagtgaaaacagaagaaattaaaatgctaaAGTCTGACAATGCAG TTTTGAATCAACAGTATCTGGAGGCCCTTGCCATGCTTGATATCAAACAGCAGAAGATGGCTCAGGAAAACATGTGCTGTGATAAAAGTGGCTTTGCAGAGGCTTCAGGTCTTGAG CTTGCAGTCCTCGGAGCCTGCCTTTGTCATGGGCCCGGAGGGAACCCCTGTTCTTGTGCCAGAATGGCAGCGTCCACTCGGAAACTGCTTCTTCAGCTCAAACAAGAG TTGCAACTTTTGCAGAAGAGTAAAGAAGAAGCTTACGTGATGGCAGATGCTTTCAGAATTGCATTTGAGCAACAATTAATGAGGAGAAATGACCAGGCACTACAATTGACACAAATGGCTAAAATGTgtaaaaaagcaacaaaatggACGAATTGGAAGCACCTTAAAGAGGATG GATTTCCATCACCAAGGAGTAAGAAGACCTTTGGGCAGAGACTCCTGGGAATGCGCCCTTCAGAAAACAGTTCTAAGAGGATGGAAGACCAGGACAGTCCTCAAGAGGTCCTTAAGATGCTCATAGATTTG CTGAATGATAAAGAAGAAGCTTTGGCTCATCAAAGAAAAGTTAGTTACATGCTTGCTCGGGCACTGGAAGACAAAGACACTGCctcaaaagagaataaagaaaaaaatcctacaaaAGAGAATTTCCCTTTCAACAACCCCCGGCATAAGACTTCAGAATTCTGTGTTTTGGGTGATCCTGTACATTCAAGTGTCCACATTTCAAATTCTGTGGGCTGCATTTGTTCAATCCAGCACTCTCAAATAGATCCAAACTATAGAACTCTTAAAAGATCCCATTCTTTGCCAtcaaatatcatattttaa